The sequence below is a genomic window from Wyeomyia smithii strain HCP4-BCI-WySm-NY-G18 chromosome 1, ASM2978416v1, whole genome shotgun sequence.
ACTTGAAtagtagcgcactgttaaggatgcccttagtgccaccatactgcgtattgcgacatgctcaAAAAccgttgcattttttttcacttgaagcgaaattagcttggatgtctgttatctgtggttcaactaaagaaccaaaaacgagacaaaatctctttattttaagtatcgacatctggCGGTTGAGAGAAccttagattattgaaacatacacgctgctttattttaactctaatctgattaggatctactcagtttggtattcttatgcaaaatgtcaaaaagtgagtaatcGAGTACTGGACAATTGAGTAACatgaacccaaattttcataattaccatgtttactcagttttgagttattatccatgatgatTACTcaccctgagtatatgtatatgtcaaaagttttcaacagcaatattatcggtttcggaagaacaattggtgtctctttttattcgttggctagcagtaagtatctgatctgtcatcaaatcaataatttcttaatcaattaataatttcagcccaacatcagtattgcagaggatttgaaaacacctaaaagatctcttcaaaatgaacaaccgcatgttgtatgttctacgatgccgtttaaagccggacttttattcgtgataacaaacggaaacatttgtattgatgtacagtgctcaacaatcgatgcaatttaaatccttcgcagtattcggtgacgaatgatgacggattttctggcacaaaaatgtaaatcacagttcacgggcaactgtcaaCCGGTTGGGTGCCACATTCAATGAAGACATGGGAATGATTTAgtaaattttctaatgtttcgatgaaaaataaatctgtgtttttgattgttctgattttattttctttattgagtcagatttacaaaaaccagaaatcattaaatttccgtatttaggcaaactgggtaacttgtactcattttcgttaatttctggtttgcattaacagagtagattctactcagtttttgacgtatgacgcccttactcagaagtgagtaaccgtaaaagtaccctaattagggtacctccacttttttcaaaagtgggtgatatctaactcactttagagtaacaaaaaatgagcgtgtagatatccaactcaaccaacaatacgggcaacaaaaatgtggcgccccttcgagtatgatggcggttgggtgaactacatcatagactaaagagacatagatatccaagttgggcttcactgcatataatctcaaggcaacactctgaacttgccatctgtaggccgttgggtgaactaaagcatatccactcggaaaaatatcatggtaTTCCTTATCATTTCAGTACACTGAAATAATCTCACCTGTTCATATTATATGGGAGtgttataaatttgcactattaGAACTTCCAATCAAAACGATGTGATCGAAAATGTGTCATGCATTCTTCATAGGATCGTCTGATAGACTGACATTACTACCAAGCTTTTAAAAAAGATAAGAAAACCCTTTAAAAACTAAAGAACATATAATCCATTAGACTCATTGGAAACACCATAATTTATATCTTGACATACACTAACATTTTCATAGGAAAATCTCATGCATTCTTTGTTATTTTCCTATAGAAATAACTTCACTAAAGGGACTGTTTCTTTCATATGATATGtacatgaaaacaaatcgaagtgTTTGTTTATGAAATGTACtagaatttattataaaaatataaaatatataatatttaGCAAATTTGTGATTGGTTGTTGACTGTTGAACGGCAATCCTAAAAATTAAGGCAAAAATGAATTACGTCGGTTATTCCTGACAAatgattaataaaaaataaattaccggTTCAACGTCGGCCACTTGATCCCAGTTCCAATTATCTGTTCGTTGTTTGCCCTACGATTTGATAAGTGCCAAATTCTTCGGTGTAATCTATAGTTGTGAATATTTATGTAAGTTTGAGCTCAAATGGAGTATAGAAAAATAACTTACCCATTGGAGATAAGCAAATATCCTTCCAATCGCCCAATAAGACGCCGTCTTTTCGTGGTGTAGCCATTTTGAATAACCATCTGGATTATTCGATACCAAATCCaaacgtcaaaacaaaatttcacaAGTACTGAAGAACTGACAAGAAGTGCGGCGACGTGTGTTTTTCATTAGATTTATCAATAAGATTTATGTTGGTTTCGAAACATGGCGGTTTTATATATTTACTTTATAAAATGTATTCCGCAATATTGCCggtaaattcaaatttttgcgGCACATGTTAGACGTAAATgaatatcaaataaaatggatgtGAAAATCCGATAATAATTATTTCATTGTGCGATTCGtaaaaattattgtatcacatttaATTTATAAATGGATTTCTAATGGAATCATATAAAATTGAGAGATCTTTTGATATGTGAAattcattggacgaattcaatagagaatatatgtcgacttgtttcagatagtgagcttgaccagattctcacacccagaaaaatatcatgttactttcaatcagatttgtacggcggttttcaatcgactttacaatataatctagatgatttggttctcaatcgactattaaaattggtacaaacaacaaatgagttatgctaatgatgactagagcaagatacctgacttcatacattttgcttgcaacacctttataacggtgccatctgatgaccttaaaactgtgattattagcaaaatcgatttatcatgctcaatccgctagatgaaaacaaaaacagaatgGCAATATcgtataaggatattgaaaattagatgataggaccatacaatgatattgaaaaacatgcttcacctttcaccaccttgtcgtcatcaccaaattaacagtatacaaattagttcaattttcgttcacgcgtagcgaaactcgtgtccgctgcatactgcaagagtaacgtattgtgtacttgtcatctttggttatgcttaaaaacatattgttgaaacgactatgaacgattagtcatactatcatcaaaataaataatttatatcatggtcatctcacacattgacatttattttagTCCTGTTGtgataaattattgttattatctagaccatatagattagtCTGTTAAAAACACCGCACAAATCTGACCAAGCCTAAAAAGATAGCAATTACCTTAATTAATTACCTAAATTATTGAAACTCTTTAGTCTATGTTCcaacctaagacaagacgcgacagctggtcaccgttacattcaaccaatttgaaccggctgctgattggctgaatccgataacgcaatcgtcacgtagaaaatacaacgaggttacttttcactgtgaagcagtgatgctggagagccataatttagctattataattgttcataaataatgatgcaaaagcatgcaaggtacatgatattaccgagtaatgtatttcactgttataactttaaaaatgcattgattaattgtttttttactatttcggttgaagtccaagaaacttaggaagaaaacattgatagtagaagtatgctttattgaacataaaataataaataaaaattgagtattttTCGCCCATATATTgcaatttcaatttgttttattttcattgacctgcagaagttgttaaaaataatcattctggcatcaacggtatggaacgttcaaaaagtaagagggtggtattcaagacacgaccgcatgacgttggactacggtattcttatattccattaaaacaaataatagagagaattgcaactctagtatttgctgcaattttatctaacagtgcatttctggatgctgagatgttaaaacgttataaataataatatatactaaaagaatggatattttttatttaatcgctgtcatttcatacatattcgaatcaaccttttgtttgctgcactaccaagacaatcatttaattgagcgaattggtaaaattttcctatctaagcaaaagcaaactttacgaaactatctgaaattggagctcagaacgattcaaccgaaaattttaaatttgaaaattgtttaacatttaatcgataaaactcatgctaggttagttccagcccagcatataactttatgtatttgaaaaaaaaaaaacgtttggttcaataactcaatatagcaagagctcaatcacacgttttcggtagttgttatcaaggtttgggcgagtgacaggaaaatatcttaacttcttcagttgtgatttagagcatttctaattgttttgttatttttcacgatagcgacaagtttgtttctttctctgtgtgcgagaaacaaaatcaaaaccgcgcaccgagaaacaaaaacgaaaatttaatgaatgctcattgagaaaacttgcaactctttttaccaataacttatgatactcaaaagtacccgttttgatctaaatcaaatttctagtaaataagtgttgatcattcataggcagtaatttttcctcgatgaataaagactggctgaagaagttaaaatcgctgctgtaaaatcaaattcacaactgtgttcgttaagacgttttaatattttcaatgacaataataatcttcgataaacacccgctatagttattcacacacatgctataactatctaaacacgcgttaaaactattcatacacacgctgtagctatagctatccatacacacgctattcctttccatacatccgatacaactatctatacacacgcataagctatccaaccatgtgctattactatccatacatacgctataactaatcattacacacgcagcagctatccacacacaagctataactatccgtacacacgctgaagatatacacgcaatagccataatatgctacacatgctagtgtcttacacacgctatagctagccatacacacgcaacagcaccatccctatcatcgcaaatgtcatagaaatacagatgcacatacgctatatgtgcacactgcacacacacccaacgttttcacccaacgatatctgaattggattaccgctggtggggtccagctcagatcgaaggagcaccgaactgaatgaagaaatgcagcttcccactacctccgccgctgctgcctgataccaccgctctggttctgctgcagctcagtttggccgctggaatcagccaccgctgctgattatacaagaccggcctggtggcctttcacttgttaactgatgactgctatgagacgacacaggctattatatagcccaaagcaaaaatccatccgcgagcaaacaagaagcgagcttgtgattggttgaatgtgcacgacttttaacacaacttttaactagtttagtatcgaaaacatatttaaattattatatgacgatcttgcgcaatatttcccctatcaatcaagccattggtgtttagaatctgttcagtggtaatgataaaagaagcattttaaaacggtgttgaaacacctgttgcagctaccgaaagcgagctcgttattggttgaatgctgtgagactgtttacaaagtcagattggttgtatccgttagtgtcgactgtgcttgtgaagagaggtggtgattggttgctcggtatgatttagacaatcgatgtcatttatcaatttttcaatagtgtatctcgaacaataggttatttttgttacataaattcaaccgtaaaagaatttctgatcggttgatgccaaaacctcgaaattctgaaaagaaatgactgatataagcgctcaaaacctgaccacttttccctggttttccccggttgaattactagattttcaaattcagatgcctaacttcgatatagacgttagtccaacgtcaaaaaatttcgacggggatgacggccgttacaaaaagaaaaataagaagccagctgtcgcgtcttgtcttaggctCCAACCGTTCCAACGGTTCCAACCAACGAATTTCGGCtgtataaatgtggcaaccctggtaCTACCATCGAGTATACCACCGTTTCAAGCACAAACTGGAAACGCAATACCTATATTCGGAGCAGTGATATGaatcaggggggatctatctgtcaaacatcgtgtaaacaacatattcggcaacaaggcgtttgttttggtttttgttctttttggtcatgaaattgatcgatgtgaaatattatagaatagagataagtgacttttcacctacgcacactaggaaacgtgtaaacctgtgtaaagttgcttttgtttcctccaaactgtaaatcattgcatctcgttgcttcgacttttatcactttttaacatttttggtcgattatgttcagcagcttcttccgatttctgatcacgaataaaaaaatcattcagaaacaagtttaaaatatataacgagtgttcaactgaacatttgtccagctgctaaaaacatagcattgcaaacaaaacggctattggtaaatattttcctcaactagtggcactaatacattcgtacgtaaaaaggtctattggaacgttttttatcgaaactcgagaaaccgcgaaaaactttcatgaatgtgttgtatAGTGTTTTTTCCCCATTATTGatcatagttacaaacatcatggaccaacaaatgtcatggaccagagttgatctgcgataacgcacaaatatatgaaatttgacagcagtgaatcccctctgataTGAATTGAAAGAAGTTACttgtaaaattttaatttttaaatacctttattgttttttagaATATGTTTCACGGAGAAATCATATATTTCGTTATTTACCATTTTCAATCGTTGAATTTCTCTTTTGAGTTTTGAAACCTCTTCGAAATTACTGCTTTCTCCTACAGGATTGTTAGACGTACAATTTTGAGTTTTTACATCTGCAGACAAATTTTTAATCACGTTGAATTCTATAGAAAGATCAATAATTTTATCAGTAGGATAAACTATCTTTTGAAATGGCTGGAAAGgtgaatttaatttaatttcttgATTGAACATTGCTTTAGGTGTGAGTAGGAATCGTGCAATTGTAATAGTTCCTTTGTGAGGAATAGTACGAAGTTGTTGTCGATTTTTAATATGCCATACGATAACCCGTTCATCTGCTCCTCCAGACAGCAAAATTTCTTCGTTTGACGATACAGAAAGACATGTTACTTGCTTATTATGTccgacaaaaatatttttttgatgcTGTTTCCTAATGACGTGATAGTCTTTGGATCGTGGAACAAGAGTAATGTTGAATACATGTATAGGTCCTTCATTTGTGCCAACAAAAATGCTAGATTCTAaggggttcataataaccgagGCGAGTGGTTCTTGAAATATTAAATTAAGAAGCATACAACCGGAAGACAAATCGTAAATTTTACATGAACGGTCCGTCGATACTGAACAAAGCAAGGCTTTTATTCCACCTCTTCCTATGTACAAGTCCGTGACTGGCAAGACGTGATCAGAAAATGAATAAAGGGCTTTTGAAGTCTGCTTCTGAAACACCCGAACTATTTGCGACAAATTCCATACAAGCACCATGCCGTCTTGACCAGCGCTAGCGAAATGCGAACCATTGTCGGTAAAACAAATAGATGTCACAACTTGGTAGTGGCGCGTTATTGTTGTTATCATTGCCCCAGTCGCCATAAGATATACGTATATGATTTCCTGGACAGCTACTAAGCAATAATTTCCGTCGGGAGAAATTGCTACCGCATTAGCTCGTCCGGGTAAAACAAATCTGGTTGAAATAGGTTCATGACGGTTTATCGGCCATATATGAAGCATCGGTTTCACCATGTTAGCTGTCAGgataaaattttgattgattgTACTGAAGGTATGATGGCCAGGAGCTCCGCCACCTTTGTAAGTGAGTAAATGGTTCCCTGTCCGTACATCCCAAACACAACAACTCCATAATTGCTCACTACAATCTCCGGTGATTGCAATTTCCACACAGTCGGACATTATCTAATTATGTTTCCTTGTTAGAAGTGTCAGATCTCCATCAAGCAATTATTATATTCGGTAATATTAAAACAAAAACACTAGCAAAAACACAGcttagaacacgtttcttaatAGTGAATAATTCctttattcgcgttgacggtagTGATAGTTAGATGCCTGTAAATAGatagagtggcgacactgtcaaaataGGAATAAAAACTATCTGTCATTGAgcaattgagcaaacaacctattaaacacgtgtgtggaaaagagaaaggatgttcagtgttaccagtGTTACTAGCGTTACTTTAGATGACACGGCGCCACTCTACAcgctcattttttgttactctaaagtgagttagatatcacccacttttgaaaaaagtggaggtaccctaattagggtacttttacggttactcacttctgagtaagggcgtcatacgtcaaaaactgagtagaatctactctgttaatgcaaaccagaaattaacgaaaatgagtacaagttacccagtttgcctaaatacggaaatttaatgatttctggtttttgtaaatctgactcaataaagaaaataaaatcagaacaatcaaaaacacagatttatttttcatcgaaacattagaaaatttacTAAATCATTCCCATGTCTTCATTGAATGTGGCACCCAACCGGttgacagttgcccgtgaactgtgatttacatttttgtgccagaaaatccgtcatcattcgtcaccgaatactgcgaaggatttaaattgcatcgattgttgagcactgtacatcaatacaaatgtttccgtttgttatcacgaataaaagtccggctttaaacggcatcgtagaacatacaacatgcggttgttcattttgaagagatcttttaggtgttttcaaatcctctgcaatactgatgttgggctgaaattattaattgattaagaaattattgatttgatgacagatcagatacttactgctagccaacgaataaaaagagacaccaattgttcttccgaaaccgataatattgctgttgaaaacttttgacatatacatatactcagggtgAGTAatcatcatggataataactcaaaactgagtaaacatggtaattatgaaaatttgggttcatGTTACTCAATTGTCCAGTACTCgattactcactttttgacattttgcataagaataccaaactgagtagatcctaatcagattagagttaaaataaagcagcgtgtagtTATAtatacacgctgctttattttaactctaatttgattaggatctatcacgctcattatttgttactctaaagtgagttagatatgacccatttttgaaaaaagtggaggtaccctaatttgagtacttttacggctactcacttctgagtaagggcgtcatacgtcgaaaactgattagaatctactctgtttatacaaaccagaaattaacgaatatgagtacaagttacccagtttgcccaaatttggaaatttgatgatttctggtttatgtaaatctgactcaataaataaaataaattcagaacaatcaaaatcatagatttattttttatcgaaacataaaagttttaaatcattcacgtgtctttatataatgcggcaaccaaccggttcacagttgcccgtgaactgtggctcatgtttttgtacagtacgcacaccagaaaatccgtcatcatccgtcaccaaacactgcgaaggatttaaattgtatcgattgcatgtattgggcactgtacatcgatacaaatgtttccgttcattatcacgaataaaagcccgacCTAAAACGGCAAcgcaggacacacaacatgcggttgttcattttgaagagatgttttttatgttttcaaatcctctgcaataatgatgttgggctgaaattgatatggaatattgttacatgttgtttgtaatgtaattgattaggaaattattgctttgatgaaagatcaaatacttactgctagcaaacgaataaaaagcgacaccaattgttcttcggaaacagataatatcgctgttaaaaacttttgacatatacatatactcaggggtgagtaaacatcatggataataactcaaaactgagtaaacatggtaattatgaaaatttgggtaaatgttactcaattatccagtacccgatagctcactttttgacattttgcataagaataccaaactgagtagatcctaatcaaattagagttaaaataaagcagcgtgatAGGCACTCCAGTGATAGTGATgcgaaacttatcgatacttttAAAAGCcggacatcgatattatcgttatttttttacgttaacgataattatcgatattataagggtgagccatccctttggcatcacgccatgtttcaagggctaacatctcaacatatgtataAGCCTAAGGAgagacatctggcttcttactcttcttcctcacccacctcgatgatccctgttgtatttttcgtaagtgatgccattcactcggaaaatacttgaatgttttaaTGCTTTCATCAGCATTAAGCACAATTCCTCCTGCAGGCGATTGATTTACCATCTGGgggttaccggagaatctgcatatttaatatccttaaaatcaaacgtgtcatccatcaaagattatgattcattcattgactcatatgaattgtactctccgcacaagcaatatgcctgaacaggtatgttccaaacttTACCCAGACCGgattcaaaagtaaaaataagcttacactacactatttacttccgacattgagcagcggtatgctgttcttatgcttcacgcaaaaccgtattaactccttgcgcacttttagatctttggtaattgatataagtgattatccaagtcggatctcttacttcacccgtatttgtacgctttgtactttattttgaatgttcatttgaaaatattctaGATTATAACAGGTAAcatcataaaaaaacataaatcaaaacaaagaAACATGCTGTTCAGCAACACTtccagcaagcctgatgataaattttaacgcactcggggttttcaatttcaaccaatcagcgagtggttcccaaactggatgcaaatctatacccagttgtctctcCTTATGTATAAACGAGATAGCacatcaccgcttcttttcatacatctttatcttactgctgacagcgggcacaaattaatttgagctcacacggtaagagtcgaaaacccattaatgggtactttttcaaccatttcgccaaaaagtgagccaacccatttagtgggtaaactcgatttacccattaacgggtaaaccgattaaacgtcaaaaactgggtcactcattttgagaaatgaattttctcacggaaatgggtgaaattttacccattattaAATAAACGGAAACTTTGTGATTATcagtcaaaaaaatgaaaagaagtgaagtgaaatcaattatttttaattatttttaaaaatgaatcTTATCTACGAAAACAGGAGTATTTTATCTGCTATCATCAATTGTCAGAATCGCTATTCTCTGCAACAAAGCCAATACCAGACGGATAGTGAACATTCTAgacctaatataaaaaaaatctcacattgTAAAGTTCAATACTTGATATAATATGCTGTTTACCTTGCAACTTCTTAAACGACGcagaaataataaacaaaacagatcgtagaaataacgcgtgcgaacaaatcgacagagcaaactaaaacgatgcttgaagtattttttcactcattaatgggtaaacaaatgagccattttttttctaagaacatgtctttctaatgcgtacaattttacccatttcacatttttaaatttacccatttttttgacagccgcatatgacagaaaaaatgggtacaacaatacccattaatgggttttcgactcttaccgtgcaggacatgagttcattgtcattcactgttactcggtatagggatgccaaaggctcggggtgagctgggagggagaaacggatacgaagctgtgtgagtttcaaaatgaaccagaatgagctgtcaatataaaaaaaacaacaatatcgcacgctagactgggggctaatgcggtctcgatcaactagaatagttgagagaattcgtcatcgatattgttttcggcacattttgcatgttgtaggataagtagaacgatacaccgtgccccagtgctgagtcaagaaaatttccagctctaaaagttcctcgacctgatcgggaatcgaacccgatatcacaaccgtgtgggagagccgactgacatcgctaaccacagaaccacggggaccagaatgagctgtcattgactgtcaatttgaaccaaggaaaaataggcattttttttgcgatgagtattgcGATGAGTATTGGCAAATTGAAGGAAACACAGACTCGAGAAATTAGACTGTTATTAGTCtatttgcacattcagtattccttcgtttgagtcatgcatgcgttacagcaagaagatagttacacgctatcagaaaacgacgcatgtgcgtgttctctgttttgagtgtagtattcgtttctccctcccagggggtgagcacaagtcagtgcggctggtttggttactggaggagacccaaaagaaggagacctcacctaccctaccccaggagttgcttttgtcgCTAGGtattgttgggtgctgctattcgacaagatttagcattgttgggggagGTGTAAAGGTTCATCCCGAaagtcactgagtttctgagaaaaaatggtaactaaaaaggtattaaTAGTtcttagtttcctaagaacagatgaattcgacaaattagtactggagaactttaaacaaatatccaaactttttgcaccatgtcataaaaagcaatgatacgaaattgtaataaaatgcattttctttgacTTGCCAACTtatataatatgatggacatgcatagcggcagtctattggtaattctctggtatttgtttagtttaacttggaactgtttaagttgaaagtatctgttacccaacaaacaattttcacttccactaaaaatccaaatcaacaaaattgttgcgccaaaacaagtgtcctgatttatttagggggtagacaaaataattgagataaataaaattctttcaAATTTTAACTGGCcggaactttacgaaaaatgaatcaattttgatgaccggttttatttcactggaaaactattctagtttcctagtattacttgggaacttggtgtgaccagcctacaccgaaaatgtttcggatttcaagagtgtgtgtcaaagtatacatttttgcaacgcaaagaacgttttaggcaactaaattgtttaTATAAAAtacatcatttaaaaaaatctgagatcaccgatgttttctaaaatcattttttgttt
It includes:
- the LOC129718144 gene encoding WD repeat-containing protein 18, with translation MSDCVEIAITGDCSEQLWSCCVWDVRTGNHLLTYKANMVKPMLHIWPINRHEPISTRFVLPGRANAVAISPDGNYCLVAVQEIIYVYLMATGAMITTITRHYQVVTSICFTDNGSHFASAGQDGMVLVWNLSQIVRVFQKQTSKALYSFSDHVLPVTDLYIGRGGIKALLCSVSTDRSCKIYDLSSGCMLLNLIFQEPLASVIMNPLESSIFVGTNEGPIHVFNITLVPRSKDYHVIRKQHQKNIFVGHNKQVTCLSVSSNEEILLSGGADERVIVWHIKNRQQLRTIPHKGTITIARFLLTPKAMFNQEIKLNSPFQPFQKIVYPTDKIIDLSIEFNVIKNLSADVKTQNCTSNNPVGESSNFEEVSKLKREIQRLKMVNNEIYDFSVKHILKNNKGI